From Streptomyces griseorubiginosus, one genomic window encodes:
- a CDS encoding DEAD/DEAH box helicase — protein sequence MNRTRRTGNNGNNGTSRNNASRVRSRAASHQRPRAAAAPRGEFTLPTTLTEALPAVEAFTDLDLPERLQAALRAEGVTEPFPIQAATLPNSLAGRDVLGRGRTGSGKTLAFGLPLLARLDGQRAEPRRPLALVLVPTRELAQQVTDALTPYAKALRLRAATVVGGMSIGRQASALRSGAELLVATPGRLKDLIERGDCELGQVAMTVLDEADQMTDMGFMPQVTHLLDQVRPDGQTMLFSATLDRNIDLLVRRYLHDPVVHSVDPSAGAVTTMEHHLLHVVDDDKRATATEIAARDGRVIMFLDTKHAAERLAKHLLSVGVRASALHGGKSQPQRTRTLGQFKDGQVSVLVATNVAARGIHVDDVDLVVNFDPPADHKDYLHRGGRTARAGESGTVVTLVLPHQRRAVDRLMSDAGISARITRVRPGEAELNRITGSRTPSGVPVTLPAPAAAEPAQRTGAAGRGRGSRSARGRRRSARTPR from the coding sequence ATGAACCGCACCCGCCGTACCGGAAACAACGGAAACAACGGGACCAGCAGGAACAACGCGTCCCGTGTCCGCTCCCGGGCCGCGAGCCACCAGCGCCCCCGTGCCGCCGCCGCACCCCGCGGCGAGTTCACCCTGCCCACCACGCTCACCGAGGCCCTGCCGGCGGTGGAGGCGTTCACCGACCTCGACCTGCCCGAGCGGCTCCAGGCCGCCCTGCGCGCCGAGGGCGTGACCGAGCCCTTCCCGATCCAGGCGGCCACCCTGCCGAACTCGCTGGCCGGACGGGACGTCCTGGGCCGCGGACGCACCGGCTCCGGCAAGACCCTCGCGTTCGGCCTGCCCCTGCTGGCCCGCCTGGACGGACAGCGCGCCGAGCCCCGTAGGCCCCTCGCCCTGGTCCTCGTCCCGACCCGCGAGCTGGCCCAGCAGGTCACCGACGCCCTCACCCCCTACGCCAAGGCGCTGCGCCTGCGCGCGGCCACCGTCGTCGGCGGTATGTCGATCGGCCGCCAGGCATCCGCGCTGCGGTCCGGCGCCGAGCTCCTGGTGGCGACACCGGGACGGCTCAAGGACCTCATCGAGCGCGGCGACTGCGAGCTCGGCCAGGTGGCCATGACCGTCCTGGACGAGGCCGACCAGATGACCGACATGGGCTTCATGCCGCAGGTCACCCATCTGCTGGACCAGGTGCGTCCCGACGGCCAGACGATGCTGTTCTCGGCCACCCTGGACCGCAACATCGACCTCCTGGTGCGCCGCTACCTGCACGACCCGGTGGTGCACTCGGTCGACCCGTCCGCGGGCGCCGTCACCACCATGGAGCACCACCTGCTGCACGTGGTCGACGACGACAAGCGCGCCACCGCCACCGAGATCGCCGCCCGCGACGGCCGCGTGATCATGTTCCTGGACACCAAGCACGCGGCGGAGCGGCTGGCCAAGCACCTGCTGTCGGTGGGCGTGCGGGCCTCGGCGCTGCACGGCGGCAAGTCCCAGCCGCAGCGCACCCGCACCCTCGGCCAGTTCAAGGACGGCCAGGTCAGCGTGCTGGTCGCCACCAATGTCGCGGCCCGCGGGATCCACGTCGACGACGTCGACCTCGTCGTCAACTTCGACCCGCCCGCCGACCACAAGGACTACCTGCACCGCGGCGGCCGTACGGCGCGCGCCGGCGAGTCCGGCACCGTCGTCACCCTGGTCCTGCCGCACCAGCGGCGCGCGGTGGACCGTCTGATGTCCGACGCCGGCATCTCCGCCCGGATCACCCGGGTCCGCCCCGGCGAGGCCGAGCTGAACCGCATCACCGGTTCCCGCACCCCCTCCGGCGTGCCCGTCACCCTCCCCGCCCCGGCCGCCGCCGAGCCCGCGCAGCGCACCGGGGCCGCCGGACGCGGTCGCGGCAGCCGCTCCGCGCGGGGCCGCCGCCGCTCTGCCCGCACCCCCCGATAG
- a CDS encoding SCO5918 family protein: MRIVIARFPFDLTMSEVERSMEGVAPEPATGPCVTVGSQVYPVKQVGQVITRQDRRDFTANEVSRALTRLGFTCHEVRPPRPEAFNDPSASLPWADTPLG, from the coding sequence ATGCGCATCGTCATCGCACGTTTTCCCTTCGACCTGACCATGAGCGAGGTCGAGAGGTCGATGGAGGGCGTCGCGCCCGAACCCGCCACCGGACCGTGCGTGACCGTCGGCTCCCAGGTGTACCCGGTCAAGCAGGTCGGTCAGGTGATCACCCGGCAGGACCGCCGGGACTTCACCGCCAACGAGGTGAGCCGGGCCCTGACCCGGCTCGGGTTCACCTGCCACGAGGTGCGGCCGCCGCGCCCGGAGGCCTTCAACGACCCGTCGGCGTCCCTCCCGTGGGCCGACACCCCGCTGGGCTGA
- a CDS encoding NAD(P)H-dependent oxidoreductase — MANDKHKLVVLVGSVREGRFGPVVASWVAGQARVHGGFEVEVVDLADIDIPLALPAASPKYAGDDYPRPAGMAALTSALAGADAFVVVTPEYNHSYPAALKAAIDWHFTQWTAKPVAFVSYGGAAGGRHAVLHLENVLTELHAVTIRDGLAFPNYFTTWQDGHPTDPATTAYAKTLLDQLSWWAAALRTARETAPYPA, encoded by the coding sequence ATGGCAAACGACAAGCACAAGTTGGTGGTCCTCGTCGGCAGCGTCAGGGAGGGCCGGTTCGGTCCGGTGGTGGCGTCGTGGGTCGCCGGACAGGCGCGCGTCCACGGTGGTTTCGAGGTGGAGGTGGTCGACCTGGCCGACATCGACATCCCCCTGGCGCTGCCGGCGGCGTCCCCGAAGTACGCGGGCGACGACTACCCGCGGCCCGCCGGGATGGCGGCCCTGACGTCCGCGCTGGCGGGGGCCGACGCGTTCGTCGTGGTCACGCCGGAGTACAACCACAGCTACCCCGCGGCGCTGAAGGCGGCGATCGACTGGCACTTCACCCAGTGGACGGCCAAGCCCGTGGCCTTCGTCAGCTACGGCGGCGCGGCAGGCGGCCGGCACGCGGTGCTGCACCTGGAGAACGTCCTCACCGAACTGCACGCCGTCACGATCCGCGACGGCCTCGCCTTCCCGAACTACTTCACCACCTGGCAGGACGGCCACCCCACCGACCCGGCAACCACCGCCTACGCCAAGACCCTCCTGGACCAGCTGTCCTGGTGGGCAGCAGCCCTGCGCACGGCCCGAGAGACCGCTCCGTACCCGGCGTGA
- a CDS encoding cold-shock protein, translating to MASGTVKWFNAEKGFGFIEQDGGGADVFAHYSNIATSGFRELQEGQKVTFDVTQGQKGPQAENIVPA from the coding sequence ATGGCATCTGGCACCGTGAAGTGGTTCAACGCGGAAAAGGGCTTCGGCTTCATCGAGCAGGACGGCGGCGGCGCTGACGTGTTCGCGCACTACTCGAACATCGCCACCTCCGGCTTCCGCGAGCTTCAGGAAGGCCAGAAGGTTACCTTCGACGTCACGCAGGGCCAGAAGGGCCCGCAGGCCGAGAACATCGTTCCCGCCTGA
- a CDS encoding MerR family transcriptional regulator — MPAETSPAGRLDDDDYPAYTMGRAAAILGITPAFLRAVGEAKLITPLRSEGGHRRYSRGQLRIAARARELVDQGTPIEAACRIIDLEDRLDEALRQNDEMRRRLDE; from the coding sequence ATGCCCGCCGAGACCTCCCCCGCCGGCCGCCTGGACGACGACGACTACCCGGCCTACACCATGGGCCGGGCCGCCGCCATCCTCGGTATCACCCCCGCCTTCCTGCGGGCCGTCGGCGAGGCGAAACTGATCACCCCGCTGCGTTCGGAGGGCGGCCACCGCCGGTACTCCCGCGGCCAGTTGCGCATCGCCGCCCGGGCCCGCGAGCTCGTCGACCAGGGCACCCCGATCGAGGCGGCCTGCCGCATCATCGACCTGGAGGACCGGCTCGACGAAGCCCTCCGGCAGAACGACGAGATGCGCCGCCGGCTGGACGAATAA